The following DNA comes from Hordeum vulgare subsp. vulgare chromosome 3H, MorexV3_pseudomolecules_assembly, whole genome shotgun sequence.
CGCAATCAAGGCTGACATGTTGTTTATGAGCTTGGCAGTTTTTGTTTTAGTTATGACTAAGCTTATAGCCACTTGCACTCATGAACTAAGATCGTAGGAGAAACAACACTGGATTGTGtggcatgttatgtgttttgttcAGTTAGGACTATGCTTAATCATTTGCACTCATGGACTAGGATCGTGGCAGTAACACCACCGGATCACATGTAATCTTCTATGTTTAGTTTAATTAGGACTAAACTTAACCTCTTGCACACATGGACTAAGATTGTGACAGCAACACCACCGGATTGTGTGGCATGTTCTAAATTTTGTTTAGTTAGGATTAAGCTCATGGACAGGAACGTCGCACAAACGGCACAGAATCATGTGGCATGCTCTATGTTTTGTTTAGTTACGATAAACTTAACCACATGTACTTATGGTCTAAgatcatgacaacaacaacaccagaccGTGTGGCATGTTCTATCTTTCATTTAGTTAGGACTAAGCTTAACCACTTGCACTCATGAACTGAGATACCTAAATAGTTTATCCCACTATTTTTATTATCTAACATGCACACATGCCAGCTCATCAAATGTCAACCATAGTGTGCATAAAAAAACCATCATTAGCTAGTCCCAACGACTCTATTTATCTCAACATGCATTCATCATACGTCACCATAAATACCACCTCAGCATGTATGTTATTTTTTTCCCATTATGCTACTTATATTCAATAAGTATTTTTACTATATAATAATTAAATAGGATATACAATATGTATATTTAGTTTAATTCAAATATTCATGTTCCATAAAATCAATATATCATAGATATACATTACAATTGATTCTCACAACAACGCACATGgtatcctctagttgactaagaTCGTGACAGCAACATCCCTGGATTGTGTGGCATGCTCTATGTTTTGTTTTGTTAGGATTAAACTTAACCACTTGTACTCATTGACTAAAATCATGGTAGGAACATCACCTGATCGTGGCAACAATTAAGAAACTGATGAACAACATGGTGAAATATCCACATGGGCTTTAATGTCAACCGTTAATTTGCTTCGGGTGTTGTAAATTTTTTGTAAGGAGGGTGTACAAAAGCACACCTTTTTTTAAGACGGTATAAATGCAGACTCTCATACATATGCACATACATCCACCTCTATGAACGCACACACACACCTACCCTGATGAGCATCTTCAAGATACTAAACCGACAaatcatcttgagattgacgaaTTTACCacatgcacctttatagtcaattGGAACATCACCTCCCAATGAATTAACATAGCGAAAATTCTAAAATAAATCCGAAAAATATGAGCACCAGTCCGAAGTCTGAAACTTGAAGATGTAGTGCTGGTTCTACCACAAAGATCCTAGATATCCGAGTCAGGCTTGATTCACCACACCTGAATAAACTGAAAAAACGTGTGTGATGGTATTCATCGTGTTATTTTCTTTGAAACTGAAAAAACTGTTGCTACAATTTGAGAGCTGTAATAAAATGACACAAGAAATATTTCCTTTGTAGAATACTTTCTGATAAAATTGAAATACGCCAATGCTGGATCGTGGCCTTCTACTCGGATCTGACATGTTTTGTTATGCATGCAATTAGCTCTCCTCTCTTTCTAATCCGATATAAGAGCTACCTCCATCCATGGTACATATCTGGGTCGATTAAATTCTCTGCATGGTTGAAGCCTAACTTGATATCGCGGTGATTTCAGATATGTGATGAATGTGCACAAGCATTACATAGCTGGTGCAGTGCTGATGTAAACTACCTGATTGCAGGATGGCCTCAATCATCGTACCGTTGGATAATCGCAGGATGTAAGACTTTACTTGTAAACAAATATGGGTGGACTAGACATGGGGGACATGCATGCCTAGTCCACACCACCTACATCTCCATTTTATTGCCTCATCTCAGTGTGCCACATCTCaattattttcttcttcctcctttgtggAGTCCCAACGAGCTGGACCAGCGGTGCAGCACGTTGGCCATGCCCTCATGCATGTTATTTCTTTCATAGGGCTGATTTACTTAGGCCATATAAAGCAACACAACCTAGCTGAGCATGAGCGGCATCCAAAATCACCACCAGCACATTAGCATTACCATCAAATGACTGGTCACACGATCATGTTCTCCACGTCTAGGTGTTCTTCACTAGGGCTATGTGGTGTGCTCCTTGCCACCAGCTGCCTCATGCTAGCCAGCTGCTCCTCTGAGCCGTTGCTGACGGCAAGCCATGATCTTCCCCGCGAGGGCTCTGAAATCGGCACCGACGGCCACCATGATCTGATGATTGGCCGTTTCCACGTGTGGATGACGGCGCAGAACAGATCCTACTTCACCTCCGATGAGAAGGCTCGCCGGTTTGAGGTATACAGGAGCAACATGAGGTACATAGAGGCTGTGAATGCCGGCGCCACCACCTCTGGGCTCACGTACGAGCTTGGGGAGGGTCCCTTCACTGACCTTACACATGAAGAGTTCATGGCGCTTTATACCGGGCAGATTCAGGAGGATGACGAGCAGATTATCATCACCCATGTTGGCCCTGTCAATGGTGCGGGCACACATGAGGGTGTCACCGTGTACGCCAACTTCTCGGCCAAGGTGCCAAGTAGCGTGGACTGGAGGAAGAGAGGCGCCGTCACCCCGGTTAAAGACCAAGGGAAATGCGGTACGTGCAACATCTcttgttcttttttttttctaCTAGCTTTATATAATTATGACAATTGAGAACGACAACTTGCTACCAAAGTAACAATTGCCACAAAATACCTTTATACATACATAGCTAGCTCAACGATGAAGTTAAGCATTGTGCAACTGCAGGATGTTGTTGGGCATTCGCTGCCGTGGGTGCAATCGAAGGACTACACAAGATCAAGAGAGGGACCCTGGTGTCTCTGTCAGAGCAACAACTAGTAGACTGTGACTACTTCAACAACGGTTGCAATGGTGGCCGGGCTAGCAGAGCTTTCCAGTGGATCCAACAGAATGGGGGGATCACCGCCACATCCTCCTACGGATACAAGGGAGCCACCGGTCGGTGCAGGACGAACCGTAAGCCAGCCGCAAAGATCACCGGCTCCCAGAGAGTCGAGAGCAACAGCGAGGTGTCGCTGAGGAACGCCGTGGCTAACCGGCCTATAGCCGTTTCGATCGCGTCAAACAGCAGCCACTTCCACCACTACAAGAGAGGTATCTTCAATGGGCCATGTAGCACCACTAAGCTGACACATGCAGTCACCGTAGTAGGCTATGGGCGACAGGCGCAAAATGGAGCCAAGTACTGGATCGTGAAGAACTCGTGGGGGCCGGCATGGGGCGAGAAAGGTTACATGCTAGTGAAGAGGGGCACAACGAATCCATCGGGGCAGTGTGGCATTGCGACACGCCCAGTCTTTCCCCTTATGAAAGTAAGAGCATCGACTGATTAATATGCACAAAGTTTGTAATATTGGCCTGCAAGTGCAAAGTGCCTATATGCACGTTGCATATATTTGCCATTATATGCATGTCTAGGCGTGTAATCCATTTTAAAAGTGAAGGACACGTACGAACTTTGTAAGTTCTATTTATTTGGTTTCGATGTAAGATGTCAAGTTATTGGTTTTTTTCTTCTTCGAAATAcctaagtactccctctgtaaactattataagagtgtttagattactaaagtagtgttctaaatgctcttatattaattTACGGAGGAAGTAGTAACTAATGTCTATTGAAATATTGCGGCAAAAATTATATTCAATTCTTTACTTTGGCCCGCCCAAAAGAATGCGTATTATTTATTCGggctttcttctttcttctttgtgAGACAGTTTGGAGTTAGGATTTTTTTTCTATGATCTAAATTTTAAAGAAATGTTGACTTAGCTGGTGAAATCCTTGGACCGAAATCCACTGATTCTTTGGAGGATTCCCATGATTATATCCTCAGACTTTAGGAGATGAGTTTAATTGCATACAAGTACTGCTTCGAGATTATATCTTTGTATCCACCATCAGTGGCTGGATCACACATTCCTTTTATTTATCAATTATAATTTTCCTATCCGTTAGCAGGACTCCAATcgtgttcatgtttcaaaatagTTGCCTGGGAGCATGCTTATAATCTTTGTGCAGACCAGCGAATCAACAAGACATTTTAATTTTGTGTCAAGAGAAATGTAATAAAGAAGCCAAAATTTCTCTGAAGGTTTCTTAGTTTAAGGAAATTACAAAAATTATCTATGGTCAGCATGAACGCACTTTCATACTATGCCTTTTTTTGAAATGCACTTTCATACTATGCCTTAGTAGCATGGAGTATGTACGCTCTCTTTTTGAATGTTTTCTTAAACTAATAAGTACcccatattattatttttcaaTTTTTGGATTTACATATTTTTTATCAGGTCAAGCAGGATGATATCTCTGGTTCTCATGACATTTGGGATGCTTGAAACTTTATTATCTTTTGAGTGAATAGCCGTCTTTGTTTTGCAAATACTACCTGGATGGAAAATCCTACAAAGCGTTTGTAGAGAAGCATACTGGAGCTATATTTGACAAATGCCTGATGTACAGGTTAGGCTCTATAAAAAAATGATTCATAGACAATAATGTAATGAATTCTGTTATATTAATACATTATCATGttatcttttggtttttctttaatAATACCTACTAATAAGAATGAATgagtatatttttttatggttataCGTGCGTTGCACGTACATGATTACTAGTCCCTGGTTAGATCAACACAACAAGAAACAACACAATATTCAGTCATCCCATGCATTTTCCACATAGTATTAGAGCGGTTAGTCTCGCGACGTCAATCCTAGGTTCCTCTACCACTTCCGCAGCGTGCCGCCCCCGGGAAGATCAATCTTCTCTCCCGGGGGCGtgatcggggcgtgacacccgatCAATCAAAGATTAGATAGGTTCTAGATCAATTCATAGATTATATCCAATTTTCAGAATTCTATTAGAATAGATTttctttagccaccaaataaatctcGGTGCAGAAATCTGTATTCCAGACGGCTGCCAACGAGCGCATCAGCCTGACACCTCCCCGAcgcgatctacatcaacatcacGGGCGGTAAGCGCATCAACACCGGGCACAGGGGCGGGCCCAGGAATTGAAGATTGtgtattcaaattttgaaaaatagtTGAAGCTTATAGTCTTCCTTTCCAAACGTATAACCGATCATAGCAGCATATCATAGTAGCTCTAAAATATAGAAATGGTCTCACATATtatattatattatatttataAAAAATTATCATGATTTGGTATTGTTCAACGTATAGAAGTAAAAAATTTGTTCAACATACCATCACAAAATCTAAGATTTATAGAGGATAGAAAATAGAAAATGATAAGGAACCTTACAAATTACAGGATAATTTTACGGTCCTTGATACTTTGAAAATGAGTGATGATGTCATCATCCTTAACTTGCAAGAAGAATTTCCTTTCAATCAATGTGACCAAGCAATCACTCAAAATTTATAAACACTCGCATTACAAACTcaaatgaaaaatagcaaattctCTTGTCTAAACAATTCATAGCAAATGTGCACGCTGGCTCGACGTCTCCTGCCGGTAACTCATAGCAACTCAGTTCAGGCCGTCCTGTCAGCACAGGCATCTATGAGATCAGGAGCATgcacatgcatgcatccatggatCACGTCCCCATCCAGGGGCCATCTGCATCCGCTCCAGCATGCCTCGATCACGGTAGGGCGAACTCACACCGAGCGTTGCACGCGTCTGCATTGAACGACCGACCGATGTGCACTGCATCAAGCCAAACTACATCAAGCCAAACAACCTCATCAAGCTGACTACGAGTCAAAATCTTCGACGAACAAATCTTCGAGAAGCGATATATATCAACACGCGCCATCCACACGCCAGGTCGGTGTGGAAAGAGATGTAATTTTTCATCGACTTCTCCGGCACGACACGGCATCGATACTTCGTCGCCATAGGAACGCCTTCAAGCGACCCAGCATAGTCGACATGCCGCTGCAACACAATCTGACAGATTAACTCCTCGTCCGTCACCGTGGCCTTAGAGAGGATCCGTGCCTCCTGATGGCGTGACTGTTGCGACAACGACACCTGGTACTCGTCTTTGTCATAGGAGTTGACGATCTCCTTGCCAGAGCAGTCGATGGCCATGAAGCCCAATGACCCCTGAGACCGATGCCGGCGGCACCAAGACCCGGAGCCGCCACCGCCTATCGCGGTGGAGAATCATAATTCGGCCATATGTGGAGAGGATGAGCAACTCATGTAAGACTTTGAACGCGAATTCGTGTGGCTGTGGACGCCGCTGGAGTATGGAATACATATAGGTGCGTCCAGGCCAGGCGAATAGACGATCAACCCTTTTCAATGCAGCGCAATGATCGAAGTTGGTTTCTCGGGACAACACGTCTGTATTGAAACGACGACACCCGTCTAGTCACGTCGGTCAGTGTCATGCTCCCGTCTGGTCACATCATCCATTGCGGCTTTGGGTCGACATGAATGTGGCACAAGAAGCGGCACATATGTTGGTGAGAAAGCCAGGGGGTGTTTTTGATGGGTCTGAGGTCTCAGACGCGTGCGTGGCAGTGGTCCAGATACCCACATAGGGGTGAGTCTACCTATGAGTTCGCCAGGGAAAGCCCAGAGGATGGTAATTGAATGATGCAGGAGGTGTCCGACAACGAGCCAGTGTCCGGGCCCGCGTCGGTTAAAGGATTCGCCATGACACATGTGCAGGTGTACTTTAATACGGTTACGGTGGACTCCTGCGAAGAAGAGTAGAACATGGAAGACTGGTGTGTCTAAAGAGCAGGACGTGAAACATGGACGTGTCCATGGCCGACAAAGAATTAAATTTGACCTCGCTTAAATGACACTAGtgaaaaacgggcctttggcctggaccctttagtcccggcctccctctaggccgggactaaaggcccggccacgtcgccccaaatcgcaatgccgcccacgaggctttggtcccggcccgtaaggagcctttagtcccggtttgtgtctcaaaccgggactaaagggctacgcggtgtgcagcccgcatgtgcgccacctttagtcccggtttgtgtctcaaaccgggactaaagtcctctgcctatatatagcacagccccctctcccctcttccttgcatttttcttggatggaagagtgtgggtgtgtgctagctctccattttttttgatgcactagaggtgtttgttgaaatgtgtgttagagcgatgccgcttcagttcaccgaacacaactacaatatgagatgcccgagccacgcttaaacctcttcctctttatttctacttattctaaaaggttagcaactatatttcctcgtttagaccgtgcggtactaatttttaggatcgtgattgtatttgatatactgtcgcataacgcagatgagccatccatggatgtacgatgatcgacgcacaaccgcttacagagaaggcgtgcattcttttcgagatgcagccgatgcgaacaagcatggtggtggctatatgttttgtccatgtgttgaatgtcggaatgagaaggattacacttcctcaagagtcattcagagccacctgcttcggtccggttttatgtcgggctataatgtttggaccaagcacggagaaagaagggttatgatggaagacgacgatgaagaagaagagaacgatgatgacaactaccgatctatgttccctgagtatgctgataccgcaatggaagacaatgaagaagaagatcaggatgaagaatgggaaccagatgagcccgctgatgatcttggccgggtcatttctgatgcacggcgaggttgcgacacagaaaagaagaggttgcagttcgagcagatgttacaggaccacaacaaattgttgtacccaacttgtgaagatggccagaagaagctgggtagcacactggaattgctgaagtggaaggcagagaccggtgtgactgactcgtcattcgaaaagttgctggtactgatgaagaagatgcttccaagaaagaacgaattgcccgccagcacgtacgaagcaaagaagcttgtttgccctctaggattagacgtgcagaagatacatgcatgccctaatgactgcatgctctaccgcggtgagaaatacgagaatatggataaatgcccggtacgcattgcattgcggtataagatcagaaaagatgaccctggtgatattgagggcgagccacccaggaagagggttcctgccaaggtgatgtggtatgctcctataataccacggttgaaacgtctgttcagaaataaagatcatgcgaagttgttgcgatggcacatgaaagatcgtatgaaagacgataagttgaggcacaccgctgatggtcggcagtggagaaaaatcgagagagagttcccgagatttgcagctgacgcaaggaacttatggttaggtctgagtacagatgacatgaatccttttggggagcagagttgcagtcacagcacctggcccgttactctatgtatctacaaccttcctccttggttgtgcatgaagcggaagttcattatgatgccagtgcttatccaaggtccaaagcaacccggcaacgatattgatgtgtacctaaggccattagttgatgaacttttacagctgtgggccgaaccaggtgtacgtgtgtgggacgagcacaaacaagaggaatttgaccttcgagcgttgcttttcctaaccatcaatgattggcctgctcttagtaacatttcaggacagtcaaacaagggatagaatgcatgcacgcactgtttggatcagacagaaagtatatatctggacaaatgtaggaagaatgtgtacccgtacaatcgtcgttttcttccgcccaagcatcccttaaagaaaaaaggcaagcatttcaatggcaaggcagaaccccgggggaagcctgtcatccgtactggtgctgaagtatttgatatggtcaaagatttaaaagtaatctttggaaagggtcctcgcagccaacctgttcctaacggccctgataagcgcgtacccatgtggaagaagaaatctatattttgggagctaccctactgggaagtccatgaggtccgctcggcaatcgacgtgatgcacctgacgaagaatctctgcgtgaatattctaggcttcctgggcttgtatggaaagtcaaaagatacaccggaagcacgggaggaccaggaacgtcataaaggaagagatggcatgcatccagggcagtttcaagggcgtgccagctacgctcttactaaggaagagaaggaaatcttctttgaagtccttttcagtatcaaggtcccgactggcttctcgtcgaatataaagggaatcgtaaatatgaaagacaaaaaattccaaaacctaaagtctcatgactgccacgtgcttatgacgcaattgcttccggttgcattgaggggaattctaccggaaaatgttcgcctggcaattgtgaaggtatgtgcattcctcaatgcaatttctcagaaggtaatcgatcgagaaagtctatcagggttacagattga
Coding sequences within:
- the LOC123439345 gene encoding ervatamin-B-like, with translation MTGHTIMFSTSRCSSLGLCGVLLATSCLMLASCSSEPLLTASHDLPREGSEIGTDGHHDLMIGRFHVWMTAQNRSYFTSDEKARRFEVYRSNMRYIEAVNAGATTSGLTYELGEGPFTDLTHEEFMALYTGQIQEDDEQIIITHVGPVNGAGTHEGVTVYANFSAKVPSSVDWRKRGAVTPVKDQGKCGCCWAFAAVGAIEGLHKIKRGTLVSLSEQQLVDCDYFNNGCNGGRASRAFQWIQQNGGITATSSYGYKGATGRCRTNRKPAAKITGSQRVESNSEVSLRNAVANRPIAVSIASNSSHFHHYKRGIFNGPCSTTKLTHAVTVVGYGRQAQNGAKYWIVKNSWGPAWGEKGYMLVKRGTTNPSGQCGIATRPVFPLMKVRASTD